The genome window AAAATGTCTCTTCATGTTAAATGCTTTTGGCCTTGAGTGGTGCTTTTTCTGACATTCGCATGGCTACTATTTCTTCTGTTTGTGTTTGCCAGATATACCTTTaggattctttaatttttaacctttttgtgTCACCTAGTTTTAGGTATGTTTCTCATACCTCTCATAAAAACCTCATAGCAgaatttatgctttttttttttttttttttttttttttgagacagagtctcgctctgttgtccaggctggagtgcagtggccggatctcagctcactgcaagctccgtctcccgggtttacgccattcttctgcctcagcctcccaagtagctgggactacaggcgcccgccaccacgcccggctagttttttgtattttttttagtacagacggggtttcactgtgttagccagcccgtctcagcctcccaaagtgctgggattacaggcttgagccaccacgcccggccaatttatgCTTTTTAAGACAACTgacagtgaaatttttttttttctttttgacacgtagtctcgctctgtcacccaggctggagtacagatggcacgatctcagctcactgcaacctctgcatcctgggttcaagcaattctcctccctcagcctcccgagtggctgggattacaggcacacactatcacgcctggctaatttttattttatttttttatttttttcgagatggagtctctctctgtcacccaggctggactgcactggcagtctcggttcactgcaacctccacctcccgggttcatgccattctcctgcctcagcctcccgagtagctgggactacaggcgcccgccaccacgcctgactaattttttgcatttttagtagagagggggtttcaccgtgttagccaggatggtcttgatctcctgacctcgtgatccacccgcctcggcctcccaaagtgctggaattgtagtcatgagccactgcaccccacccaaCAGTGAAATCTTTAGACcactttttttcctccaatcTCTCCCACTTTTTCTGGCCTTTAAAGTAGAGCTTTGGAACACTTCTAATTCTTACTTGTTTTCTGGTCCCTAACCCTTAACTTCTAGCTTTTGCttagacaactttttttttttttttttttttttttgagatggagtcttgctctgttgcctaggctggagtgctatggcacaatctcagctcaccgcaacctcctcttcccaggttcaagcaattctcctgccttagcctcccaagtagctgggataacagaagcgtgccaccacacccagctaatttgtttatatttggtagagatggggtttcaccatgttggccaggctggtctcgaactcctgacctcaagtgatttgcccacctcggcctcccaaagtgctgggattacaggcatgagccactgcacccagccaattttttttctttttaaattccagGTTATCATTCTGTTTTCTTACTAACACACTAAGTCACTTATGTTTCAGGAATCCTAATGTAACATATAATATTACAAATCCCCAATCATGTTATCTTTGTCATTTtaactataaatattaaaaatctagGGCCCTCCACCATTTACCTTCCCCTTCGTCTCTCCCTATCTTGAGCCCTTCTAGTCATGCAGGAGTCATTTGCTCAGAGAACTTCTTTGTTCTCCTCCAAAAGGGTGCATGGGTTAGATGTACTCTAATGgtcaaaaatgtttttctttggctGAATAGATCTGTTACTGTCTTGACTGGGTGTGGGGCCCTTAGATCTCAGGTCTTTCTTCTTAGCGCTCCATAGATGCTGTGAGCTACTGTCTTATTGCCTCCAGGGTTGTAGAGCAGAAGTCTGTTCCTTGTCTGATCTTTCCATTGTAAGCAGCCGTTCTTTGTCTCTGGAAGCtgcaagagtttttctttttcttttttttcttttttttttttttttttttgaggcaaggtctctgttgcccaggctggagtgcagtgatgtgatctcagctcactgcaacttctgcctcccaggttcaagtgatcctgccacccacctcagcctcccgagtggcagggactacaggtgtgcgccaccgtgcccagctaatttttatatttttgggtagagacagggttttatcatgttgcccaggctggttttgaactcccaggctcaagcaatccgcccaccttggtctcccaaagtgctgggattaggccaggcgtggtggctcatacctggaatcccagcactttgggaggcagaggtaggcggatcacttgagctcaggagttcaagaccagcctggccaacatggtgaaaccccatctctactaagaatacaaaacttTGCCAGGTGttatggcgcacacctgtagtcccagctactcgggaggctgagacaagagaatcacttgaacccgggaggcggaagttgcagtgagcctagatcacgccactgcactccagcctggatgacagagcaagactctgcctggaaaaaaaaaaattgctgggattacaggcatgagccactgagcccaacctaagagtttttctttattcttagaaTTTCAgcatttcaggctgggcacagtggctcacacctgtaatcccagcacttttgggaagccgaggcaggtggatcacttgagctcaggagttcaagaccaacctggccaatgtggcaaaaccctgtctttactaaaaatacaaaaatgagctgggcgtggtggcacacccctggaatcccagctactcgggaggctgaggcaggagaatagcttgaaccaaggaggcggaggttgcagtgagctgagatcataccattgtactccagcctgggtgacagagcaagaccacatctcaaaaaaaaaaggggggggggaaatAGGGTTGGTTGGGGGCCTGTTGTGTGTTGTTAGTTAATTAATCCAATCTAAGACTTGGTGAGCCATTCCTTCATCTCAGGGAAATTTTCCTTCATACTTGTTTAATTCTGACATCTCCACCTGATCCCTTTTCTCCCCCTGCATTTACTGTTATTTCCATATTTGGTCTCCTGGACTTGGCATCCAGGTCTCTCTACTTTTTCACTCAAATCATCGAACCTTAGCTCCACGCCTTGCAATGGTTCTTCTGTTCGGACTTTCAGACCATTACTGATTTTTCATAGTGTGACCTTCTTAATTTTACCTGTTAAGTGTTTTAATGCTCTAATTAATGTTTTAGAAAGACCATTCTGGCAGCTGTTGGGAGAGACTGGAGAGGAATACAGAGGAAGTGAGGACTGGTTAGGAGGCAGTTTCAGGTGAGAGATATGATGGCTCAGACAGGGTGAGAAGACGGAGATGAGAGAACAGGTAGGATGGAGGAATGCTTTACATGCAGTAGCCATAGGGCTTGGCGGTGGTTTGGACCTGGGAGTTAAGCGAGTGGGAGGGGGACAAGGATGTCTCTCAGGTTTCTGGTCTATTAAACAACTGAACAGATAGAGATGCTGTTTGTTGAGATGGGGAGTAGAGGAGGAGGCCATGTCTAGAGTGGATATTGGCCTTCTCTCTTTGGACCCCTTAGGTTTGCAGTGCCCCATAAGACATCCAGGGAAAAGCAGTGACATGCAAACGTGGCCTAGAGTTTGTTTCCCCCCTCAGCTCTGTGGGAGAATTGGGCTCCATGGGAATGCTGTTTAGGGATGGCATTTGCTTGCAAATgacagtggcttaaacaaataGAAGTTGATTGGTTTCACACAAGAGAGTTTGAAAGTTAGCCacttgggccgggtgcggtggctcacgcctgtaatcccagcactttgggaggccaaggtgaagggggcctgcccctccacacctgtgggtatttctcatcAGGTGGAGACAAGaggctgagaaaagaaataagacacagagacaaagtatagagaaagaacagtgggcccaggggacctgcACACTCAGCATGCGAGGACCTGCACCAGCATCAGtttctgagttccctcagtatttattgatcactattTTTACTATCTTGGCAAGGGGAGTGTggcagggcaacagagtgatggtggggagaaggtcagcaggcaaacatgtgagcaaaggaatctaTATCATGAATAAGTTCAAGGAAAGGTACTGTGCCTGGAGGTGCATGTAGGCTAGATTTATGTTTCACTTTACACAAATATCTCAGTGTAGCAAAGAGTAACAGAGCAGTATTGCTGCCAGCATATCTCGCCTCCAGCCACAGGgcagttttctcctatctcagactAGAACGAATGGTTGGCTTTACAccgagacattccattcccagggacaagcaggagacagaagccttcctcttatctcaactgcaaagaggcctcCCTCTTTCACTACTCCTCAGCATAGACCCTTTATGCGTGTCGGGCTGCGGGATGTAAGGTCTTTCCtttcccatgaggccatatctCGGGCTGTCTCAGTGAggggaaaccttggacaatacccaggctttcttgggcacAGGTCCCTGTGGCTTTCCGCAGTGCATTTTGTCCCTGGTATtagagaatggagaatggcgatgacttttaccaaacatactgcctgcaaacatattgttaacaaggcacatcctgcacagccctaaatccattaaaccttgattcaatacagcacatgtttctgtgagcagAGGATTGGGGCTAAAGTTAcatacagattaacagcatctcaaaccagaacaatttttcttaatacagatcaaaatggagtttcttatgtcttccttttctgcatagacacagtaacaatctgatctctctttcttttccccacacaagacgggtggatcacccaaggtcaggagtttgagaccagcctggcaaaccctgtgtctactaaaaatacaaaaaattagccaggcatgatggcaggcacctgtaatcccagctactcgggaggctgaggcaggagaattgctcgaacctgggaggcagaggttgcagtgagcgaagatcacaccattgcatgccagcctgggtgacagaacaagactcctcaaaaaaaaaaaagttagccactGGACATTGCCATTGTTGGCTTAGTAGCCCTCTGGTGTCAGGGCTATAGGAGAGGATCTCTGAAGATCCTCTCGAACTTACCCTCAGATGGCCACTGCTGCTTCAACCACCACATTTTATGTGAGGTGGGAAGAAAGGATGCGAggcaaaatgaaaaagagagaaacggtcaggtgcagtggctcacacctgtaatcccaacactttgggaggccaaggcaggaggatctcttgagcccaggagttcaagaccataggcaatatagtaagatcccatcactaccaaaaaaaaaaaaaaatcatccagacatggtggcacacgcctgtagccccggctactcaggaggctgaggcaagaggatcgtttgagcccgggagtttgaggctacagtaagctatgatcacaccactgcactccagccttgggggacagagaaagactgtctcaaaaagaaaaaaagaaaaaaagaaaaagatgcctgtaatcctagcactttgggaagccaaggcgggccgatcacctgaggtcaggagttcaagaccagcctggacaacacagtgaaaccctgtgtctagtaaaaatacaaaaattaggccgggtgccgtggctgacgcctgtaatcccagtacttcgggaggccgaggcgggcggatcacctgaggttgggagttcgagaccagcctgactaacatggagacaccccgtctctactaaaaatacaaaattaaccaggcgtggtggtacatgcctgtaatcccagctactcgggaggctgaggcaggagaatcacttgaacccaggaggtggaggttgtggagAGCCGAGATcccatcattgcactccagcctgggcgacgagtgaaactccgcctcaaaaaaaaaaaaaaaagtagctggacctggtggtgggcacctgtaatcccagctactcgggaggctcaggcagaagaactgcttgaacccagaaggtggagtttgtagtgagccaagatcgcaccactgcaccccagcctgggcaacagagtgagactccgtctcaaaaaaaaagaaaaaagaggctaggtgcggtggctcacgcctataatcccagcactttgggtaggccgaggcgggtggatcacgtgaggtcaggaattcaagaccagcctgaccaacatggtgaaactccgtctctactaaaaatacaaaaattagctgggcatggtggcaggcacctgtaatcccagctacttgggaggctgaggcaggagaatcacttgaaaccaggaggcagagtttacagtgagccacattcacaccactgcattcagcctcagttacagagtaagactctgtctcaaaaaaaaaaaaaaaaaagcatgtactGCATACCTGTTCTACTTTtgcacaaatattttatttctaaagtatGTCTGGGCTCTGGACTAGGGTGAATGAAGTTCATATCCCAGCCCTACTATTTCCTGGCTGTAGAATCTTGGTCACTTACTGTTTGTTCCAAACCTTTTTGTCAtcgtctgtaaaatgagaatggtAATATTAGTGTGCACTGTTTGTGGGAGGAGGACTGGCAAGAATATGAGAGTAGGAGTTTGGGCTCTTGAGCTTCGGGCCTGGCCTTCAAATTTCCACTCCTTCACTCACTAGCTAAGGGGCCTTGGGCAAGTACCTTATTGTGACTATGCCTGTTTCCTCAAAGAGAGTCATGGTAATGTAGTACTCAACCGATAGGACTGAAGTGACTATTGCATGAGTCAGTATTTGCAAAGAATTCAGaatagttcctggcacacagcactATGGAAGCATTAGCTAGTATTATTATTCCCTATATTGCTATTGAGCACTTGTcctagtgcttggcacatagtaactgctcaataaatattactttatatcattaaaatattagAGGCTGCCCAGCCATTTCCTGAGACATCTACTACAAAAGAATTGTTCatggtttgattttgttttttacatgatTTGGATGATACAGGAAGAGGGACTGGGAGTCGTTTGTTCCCCTGCAGGTAGCCCAGCTTCAGTAGGAGAGGAAACTGGCCCTGAGGTCTGGGTTATCATCCCCATTCTTATAGCACTTTGTTCTGTTTGCCCAGGCCCATTGCTGGAAGACTGGGACATTATCAGCCCCAAAGATGTCATTGGCTCCGACGTGTTGCTGGCTGAGAAACGGTCATCACTGACGACTGCTGCCCTGCCCTTTACACAGTCCATCCTCACTCAGGTGTTTTCAGGGACCCTGGGGACCCAGCTGTGGTTGGAGGGCAGAGCCTACCTGGCACCCTGGTTCTCAGCATGCTGGCTGGCATCTGCCCTTATTCCACGCAGTtgatccctccttccttctcataGGTGGGCCGTACCTTGTCTAAGGTCCAACAAGTGCTGAGCTGGTCGTATGGGGAAGATGTCAAGCCCTTCAAGCCACCCCTGAGCGATGCTGAGTTTCACACGTACCTGGACCACGAGGGCCAACTCTCCCGACCCGAGGAATTGCGCCTGCGGATCTATCATGGCGGTGTGGAGCCCTCGCTGCGAAAGGTGAGCATCCTCAGTCATCTGTTGGGTCCATCACTGCTGCACTCATTAACAGCTCCTGAGACACATGCAGTCAGCCACACTGCTGTGGGCGAGGGTGGAGATGTTCCAGGGCACGAAGCTTTCTTTAGGGAGGGGTGAGCAGTTGGAGGCCTAGCAGACTTATCAGAAGGAAGACAGAGGCTCaaggagggtgggtgggtggcgACTGATAGACACTGGGTGTGGCTTATCTGGAGAATTCCAGCCTCATCCCTTTCACCCCTGGCCAGGTGGTGTGGCGGTACCTGCTGAACGTGTATCCAGATGGACTGACAGGCCGAGAGCGGATGGACTACATGAAACGCAAGAGCCGCGAGTATGAGCAGCTCAAGAGCGAGTGGGCCCAGCGAGCGAGCCCTGAGGACCTGGAGTTCATCCGCAGCACAGTCCTCAAGGATGTACTGCGCACTGACCGGGCCCACCCCTACTATGCGGGGCCTGAGGATGGCCCACATCTACGGGCGCTGCACGACCTGCTCACCACTTATGCCGTTACCCACCCACAGGTGTCCTACTGCCAGGGCATGAGTGACCTTGCCTCACCCATCCTTGCCGTCATGGACCATGAGGGCCATGCCTTTGTTTGCTTTTGTGGCATCATGAAGCGCCTGGCCGCCAACTTCCACCCTGACGGCCGCGCCATGGCCACCAAGTTTGCACACTTGAAGCTGTTGCTGCGACACGCTGACCCTGACTTTTACCAATACCTGCAAGAGGCAGGTGCTGATGACCTCTTCTTCTGTTACCGCTGGCTGCTGCTGGAGCTCAAGCGTGAGTTTGCCTTTGATGACGCCCTCCGCATGCTTGAGGTCACCTGGAGTTCGCTGCCCCCTGATCCTCCTGAACATGAGGTAGAGCTGGTTGGACCCCCCAGCCAAGTGGCAGACACTGGTTTTGGTGGCCACAGGGGGTGGCCCGTGCGACAGAGGCACATGCTGAGGCCTGCTGGTGGAGGAGGTAGCACCTTTGAAGATGCTGTTGACCACCTGGCCACAGCTAGTCAGGGGCCTGGTGGTGGGGGGCGTCTCCTGAGACAGGCCAGCTTGGATGGCCTCCAGCAACTCAGGGATAACATGGGCTCCAGGAGGGACCCTCTGGTCCAGCTGCCCCACCCAGCTGCCCTTATCAGCTCCAAgtccctctctgagcctttatTGAACTCCCCAGACCCACTGCTCTCCTCCTTTTCCCACCCTGATTCCCCATCTTCCTCATCTCCACCATCCACCCAGGAGCCCTCTCCCACTGGTGATATGGCTGTAGGATCCCCCTTGATGCGAGAGGTAGGCTCCCCGAAAGACCCTGGAAAGTCCCTGCCACCTGTACCACCAATgggcctgcccccaccccaggagTTTGGCCGGGGGAACCCATTCATGCTGTTCCTCTGCCTGGCCATCCTGCTGGAGCACCGCGACCACATCATGCGCAATGGGCTGGATTATAACGAGCTGGCCATGCACTTTGACCGCCTCGTGCGAAAACACCACCTGGGGCGTGTCCTGCGCCGGGCCAGGGCTCTCTTTGCTGATTACCTGCAGTCAGAGGTGTGGGACTCGGAGGAGGGGGCTGAGGCCACAGCTGCATCTTGATCAGGCTTTCTCCAGCCCTCCATTGGCTCTACCAGATCTCCATTCTTTGCCATGAGGGCCAACACATGAgaccccacctccctccctgcctgccagcCCTAGACCTGTTGGAGCATAGATCCCTTCCTCCCCAGGTCTAAGTATGTGGAGCTCTGCTTAGGCACTGCCCCACAGAGGCCACGcctctttattctgtttctgttgttttgtttttaacaactaTACTTTGCACACATGAAGGTCACTGTGGTTTGTGtgtttctctgcctcctccctgggTTTTGCTGTAGATGGAGTCCTCAGGGGCCCTTTACCTGATGGAGGGGAAATAATTCACTTGGTGGAGAGAGGCTCCAGCTTCCCCCTTGTGATGGGGAGAGTGGATGCTGAGAATCGGTTCCTGAAGGTGAGCCCAGGTGGGGCACTGCTTGAGGAAGGCCTGAGTCTGTTTTTTTGGTACATCCATCTGCCTGTAAGGGTCTGTATTATGGCtgtgaatatatgttttcagGACAGCACCCTGGATGAGAGATAAGAGAGTTCCTGGCTCAAAAAAGGACAAGATTCTTTACTGAGATAGGGAAGTATGGGCTACTTAGAAATGTTGGACCAGCCACCCCTGGCATTTCACGTCACCATTTCTAGGATCTTGACCTCTCTGTGATGTTTATGCACCAATGCTGGCAGCCCTGGGCAGGGGCCTCAGcctcctttttgttttccacttcAGACAGGTACCGTGCAGATGTGAACAAGGTTTGAGGGAGGCACGTCTCACACATGAGCATGAAAGCCCAATCATCACATTGTTGAATTACAAAAGGATCTAGGGCTCCTATTCTTGTCACTTGCTTTGGAGCCAGTTTGAAGGACTGTGGCCTAGCCCATGCCTAGGGGCCCTAAACTGGGATTCCAGCTCACAGCACCTGTCTTAACCATTTCAGCAATAGAAACCACTTATTTACCTTCTCCATCTCACTAATATGGAGAAACATCAAACACTGATAAAACGCAGGCCATAATAGAATTCACTTCATTATTTGGAGGATAATGATCAAAAAAAGGTCCTTTTTCCCACTGACATGCTCAGAGGATGGGATTCTCTCACAGGCCAGGTGCTGTCATCCACAAAGGATGGGTGAAATAACTGGGCTTCTCAGGTCACGGTCTAGCCACACCAGCTTcttccaagtactaaccaggcttGACCCTGCTTAGCTTCAGAGGTCAGACAAGATCTGGCACGTTCCAGATGGTATGGCTGTAAACCGGGCTGAGCTCTGGCCTGAGCTGTTGCAGTAGACAATGCTGCCAGAGATGAGGAGGCATCAGGGCAGTCATTCCCTCTGCTGTTTGCCCCAAGAATGCCATACAAACCTGGGGATGACCCTTAAAAGGCTCCCGTCACCCCCAGTATTGGGGGGAAGCTGACTATTCCTCAGATGAGAGCCCAGTCCCTTGAAGAGCAGGACAAGACTATTCTGTGTCTAGGGGGCTCAAGCACTGTGTGTGGGTCTTACGAGTGCATTTTGTGGAAATGGGCTCAGACTCCCCAAAGGGCCATCCAACCTATGGGAGTGTCTGGCCTTCTGAGG of Macaca fascicularis isolate 582-1 chromosome X, T2T-MFA8v1.1 contains these proteins:
- the TBC1D25 gene encoding TBC1 domain family member 25 isoform X3, giving the protein MDYMKRKSREYEQLKSEWAQRASPEDLEFIRSTVLKDVLRTDRAHPYYAGPEDGPHLRALHDLLTTYAVTHPQVSYCQGMSDLASPILAVMDHEGHAFVCFCGIMKRLAANFHPDGRAMATKFAHLKLLLRHADPDFYQYLQEAGADDLFFCYRWLLLELKREFAFDDALRMLEVTWSSLPPDPPEHEVELVGPPSQVADTGFGGHRGWPVRQRHMLRPAGGGGSTFEDAVDHLATASQGPGGGGRLLRQASLDGLQQLRDNMGSRRDPLVQLPHPAALISSKSLSEPLLNSPDPLLSSFSHPDSPSSSSPPSTQEPSPTGDMAVGSPLMREVGSPKDPGKSLPPVPPMGLPPPQEFGRGNPFMLFLCLAILLEHRDHIMRNGLDYNELAMHFDRLVRKHHLGRVLRRARALFADYLQSEVWDSEEGAEATAAS
- the TBC1D25 gene encoding TBC1 domain family member 25 isoform X1 is translated as MATASGASDLSGSGAPPPGVGAQAAAAAEEEEREVVRVRVKKCESFLPPEFRSFAVDPQITSLDVLQHILIRAFDLSGDGVSPCWAGSSPSPDLVIHPPRPPKVLELQAKKNFGISYLGRDRLGQEVYLSLLSDWDLSTAFATASKPYLQLRVDIRPSEDSPLLEDWDIISPKDVIGSDVLLAEKRSSLTTAALPFTQSILTQVGRTLSKVQQVLSWSYGEDVKPFKPPLSDAEFHTYLDHEGQLSRPEELRLRIYHGGVEPSLRKVVWRYLLNVYPDGLTGRERMDYMKRKSREYEQLKSEWAQRASPEDLEFIRSTVLKDVLRTDRAHPYYAGPEDGPHLRALHDLLTTYAVTHPQVSYCQGMSDLASPILAVMDHEGHAFVCFCGIMKRLAANFHPDGRAMATKFAHLKLLLRHADPDFYQYLQEAGADDLFFCYRWLLLELKREFAFDDALRMLEVTWSSLPPDPPEHEVELVGPPSQVADTGFGGHRGWPVRQRHMLRPAGGGGSTFEDAVDHLATASQGPGGGGRLLRQASLDGLQQLRDNMGSRRDPLVQLPHPAALISSKSLSEPLLNSPDPLLSSFSHPDSPSSSSPPSTQEPSPTGDMAVGSPLMREVGSPKDPGKSLPPVPPMGLPPPQEFGRGNPFMLFLCLAILLEHRDHIMRNGLDYNELAMHFDRLVRKHHLGRVLRRARALFADYLQSEVWDSEEGAEATAAS
- the TBC1D25 gene encoding TBC1 domain family member 25 isoform X4, whose amino-acid sequence is MLGTGQWATHLYSGYLAFVWKKNFGISYLGRDRLGQEVYLSLLSDWDLSTAFATASKPYLQLRVDIRPSEDSPLLEDWDIISPKDVIGSDVLLAEKRSSLTTAALPFTQSILTQVGRTLSKVQQVLSWSYGEDVKPFKPPLSDAEFHTYLDHEGQLSRPEELRLRIYHGGVEPSLRKVVWRYLLNVYPDGLTGRERMDYMKRKSREYEQLKSEWAQRASPEDLEFIRSTVLKDVLRTDRAHPYYAGPEDGPHLRALHDLLTTYAVTHPQVSYCQGMSDLASPILAVMDHEGHAFVCFCGIMKRLAANFHPDGRAMATKFAHLKLLLRHADPDFYQYLQEAGADDLFFCYRWLLLELKREFAFDDALRMLEVTWSSLPPDPPEHEVELVGPPSQVADTGFGGHRGWPVRQRHMLRPAGGGGSTFEDAVDHLATASQGPGGGGRLLRQASLDGLQQLRDNMGSRRDPLVQLPHPAALISSKSLSEPLLNSPDPLLSSFSHPDSPSSSSPPSTQEPSPTGDMAVGSPLMREVGSPKDPGKSLPPVPPMGLPPPQEFGRGNPFMLFLCLAILLEHRDHIMRNGLDYNELAMHFDRLVRKHHLGRVLRRARALFADYLQSEVWDSEEGAEATAAS
- the TBC1D25 gene encoding TBC1 domain family member 25 isoform X2; translated protein: MATASGASDLSGSGAPPPGVGAQAAAAAEEEEREVVRVRVKKCESFLPPEFRSFAVDPQITSLDVLQHILIRAFDLSGKKNFGISYLGRDRLGQEVYLSLLSDWDLSTAFATASKPYLQLRVDIRPSEDSPLLEDWDIISPKDVIGSDVLLAEKRSSLTTAALPFTQSILTQVGRTLSKVQQVLSWSYGEDVKPFKPPLSDAEFHTYLDHEGQLSRPEELRLRIYHGGVEPSLRKVVWRYLLNVYPDGLTGRERMDYMKRKSREYEQLKSEWAQRASPEDLEFIRSTVLKDVLRTDRAHPYYAGPEDGPHLRALHDLLTTYAVTHPQVSYCQGMSDLASPILAVMDHEGHAFVCFCGIMKRLAANFHPDGRAMATKFAHLKLLLRHADPDFYQYLQEAGADDLFFCYRWLLLELKREFAFDDALRMLEVTWSSLPPDPPEHEVELVGPPSQVADTGFGGHRGWPVRQRHMLRPAGGGGSTFEDAVDHLATASQGPGGGGRLLRQASLDGLQQLRDNMGSRRDPLVQLPHPAALISSKSLSEPLLNSPDPLLSSFSHPDSPSSSSPPSTQEPSPTGDMAVGSPLMREVGSPKDPGKSLPPVPPMGLPPPQEFGRGNPFMLFLCLAILLEHRDHIMRNGLDYNELAMHFDRLVRKHHLGRVLRRARALFADYLQSEVWDSEEGAEATAAS